TCAGACCTATGTAAAGATTTCAAAAAACTCTGGAGGTCTTTCCTTCCACTGGGACCTCTATgtatctcttttttgttttttctacagTTTTCTGTATTGTACGTGGATACTCACGCTCTACTTTGGCTAGAAACAAGTGTCAAAAATGTACGATAAATACAGTTTATGTGGATATCAGCACCATGTGACTGTTAGTGAGATATCTTGCTATATTATCTGATCTGATCCTATATATTTCTGCATCTTCAATATATTCTTGGCCTTCTTTATGCAAATATCTCAGAAACTATATCAGTAAGAAAGGAGCAAACTaaagttccattttttttcctACAGAAAGTGAGTGAAACATACCCCATCATTTATGCTGAAGAAGAATATAtgcaaaactttattttgaagaggtggctgcatttacaTGGAGATAAAGTGTCTTATGACTCAGAAAAGGAAAATGGTGAGGTACAAACAAATCCAAATTCAGTTTTACAAAACAACTGCGATTATGCCCTTGCCTTAGttggaaaggaagaaaagaatacTTTTAATGTAGCTGTGAAGGGGAATAAAAAGCTAAAAAGAACATTATCCGGGAAACGGAAAATCACTATTCATATTTTATCTTCAGATGGAAAAAGTAGGAGCTTAAAAGATTCACAGAAGGAAAAAACTTTTGTGCAGAAAATAGTTGGTAGCTTTCATGATGTTGAAGTACCAATCAGTAAGCTTACATCAAAAGACAGGAATGTTTCAGCAACAAGGGCTGAATGTAACCCTGATGGCCTTGTTATATTTGGAGTAAACCCAAAAGCTGCAGCACACCAATCTGCTAAAGCAAATGCAGCAACCGTCACTAAATCTCACGGCTCTTACAGCAAGCCACTAACCATGGCCTCCCAGCTTCATAAAAAAGGCAGGTTGGCTCATTCATCACAGTTGGATTATATATCCATAACAAAACCTATTAAAATACCTGACTGTCCAAATGTCAATTCACAGTCATTTCACAAAATCTCAATGAAACGTGATCATTTGGAAAACAAAAGGATTATTCTGTCTGGGGCTTGTTTTAAGGAAAAACCTCCACTTAGTCAGAACAATGAAGTATCCAAACCTGCCAGGTGTTCTCAACCAGCTTCTTGCAAGGAAGAAACATCAGCTGAGATAAAGCTAAATAATAAGGAACATTGCATAGATAGTAGGAAAGGCCAAGAATGGGATAATACTGTGGAATTCTGGAGCATTCGCAGATCTTCAGCATCACTGAAAAATTCACATGCAGTGCCAGAcaacagccctgagccccagaaaAAAGCAATGCTACCTGAACGTCCAGCATCATTACCTGTTAACTTCAATCATCCAATTATTAGTATACCAACCGCACAATGTGATGCCTCAGAATTCAGGATAAAAAAAGTTGATGCTGAATTTACAGACGACACTGATACTCCAAAGGACACCAGTCGTTACAATTAACTGATGGTATGTCTAACAATGGGCTACCAAAGATTTATGGGATCGATCTATTTCTGAAATGAATGCATCTGCCAATCTAGATGTTATGGTAATTTTTTCTCAGAACAGCTATTATTCTGTACATGAACTTATGTAAGCCATGAGATGTTTGCCATTACAATGAATTATGATATAGCAATTATAAGGGGATGTGTGTCTCTTAAAAATTACGATAATTGATAGGCCTTTATTCAATGGTTTTACTAGGCACATATAAGAAGCATTAAACTCCTATTTCAAGCACAGAAGTTACTTCTTTTAAATCCTGAATGACTTTGTGTGTGAACATTTTAATGCATTAAGATATTATCTTTACTTTTAAATACAGAGAGAAAAGGTATTTAGAGTATTATCCACCTTTCTTCCTTAATTTATTGCatagatttaaaaaatcttaCAACATCCAGTACTGTGAATTTCACATTGCTTATCATCTATGTTGTATATTTCAAGATTCTAGCCCAAGTCCTCCCTTGCAATGTTAACAAAATTGTATTTAGTGGAATTAGGCTTTTAATATTTAGCAATATTGGATTAGGCTGGAGTTCTCCATAAAATACATTGTAGACAACATGCGTAGACTAATGACTACTTTGATTCACTTATTCTCAGCTAATATTAAATCACAGGCacttaaaaagaagaagaagaaaaggctttCAGCGGGATAGATTGTCTCCATATGGGAAGTGTTTGGAACTGAAATGAATGCAGGAGATTTTCATCATGCTACTTAGAAGATATCTTACCAGATGAAACTAAATTTACACATTGTACTCAGACCTGATAGTTTGAACTTCTGAATAGACATGCAATTTCACTCCTATAACTCTTTCAGTAAGCAACATGTAAGAACCCCACACTTCCAATCATTACGTGCCTAAATGGTGATGCAAGTCCATGGGCCCTTGGCTTTATCTCCTTACATTGCTAGAGTACATGCAACATACCTGAGCACCTCATTTGGTTTCTGAACTGAGCTGATGTGTTTGTACATGTAAACACTGTATTTGTAATGCTTTGCCTATAAATGAAATTACTGAGGAACAGATTTGATGTTGGGgtcattttgtctttttcttttttaatttccttaattAAGTTCACACAGCTCCACCCACATGCTTGTTGCCAAGCTATGCAACCTTTCTTGTAAAGTGTCAAAGTAGCAAAGTTCATGTTCTCTTTGACCTTGCTGCATCAAAGAGAGTCAACTATTTAGACTCCAAAATATATCTTTGTCTGCCCAACATCCCTGTTGCCTTTGTATGTATTTTTGAAAactatggatttatttttgtaaatgtggATGGATCACCATTGAATGCCCAAACCGAGACACCCCTCCACTCATGCTGGTAGCTGAAGGCTCTTTTAGATTTAAAATTGTTCAATATATTCTAAATCCAACACCATGCAAATCCTTCCTCTTGCCCTGTACAATCCTTCCATCCACCAGCATGTTATATTTCACCCCCAGCTCTCACTACAACCCCAGCACCTCTGCAGGCTTCTGGTGGCTGGTGAGAGGAAGGCAGCTGGAAGACTGGAGTTAACCATCTGGTGAGTATCTCTGGGGCACTTCTGTCTTATTGTTATTGATTAACTTTGGGGAGTGAAAGAGGAGCATTTCCGGTGCTGGGAACTTGCTATTGAATTTGATAGGACTGGGCTCGTTGCTGTGTTTTGAAATTTAGACTTGGTTGCCTTGCAGTTAGATGAGTTATCACCTGCTTCTAGCAGGCCTCTTTGAAGTGAGAGAAGAGCAGTTTTGATTGGATAGGCCAGTGATTAGAGGCAGATTCCAACTGTTTGTAGGGCCGTGGTTGGTAAGGCAAAGGCAGCTGGGATACTAAGGGAATTAGTCAGCTGAGGAAGGCAGGGATATAAATTGTGTGGTGTTTTCCTTAATTTGCAGGTACTCTACAATGGGACGAAAATGGTGTGTTGACAACATCACTGCCAGCTCTTCCTCTGCCTGCACCTGTGGGGCCCTCTACCAGAGAGGCATCCTGACCCTGGAGGCTTCCATCCAGGCCCTGGTCTCGACTTGCTAGGAATGTGGCCTGCATGTCCCTGCTGATTAAAGCCAGGCAGGGGGAACCACTTGGTGTGAGAGGTGTCTGTTGGTGGAATCCCTCAGGAAGCAGgtaagagctgcaggaggagatggctcaCCGGCATTTAATCTAGGAGCACAAGGACTTCATTGACAGGACAGGCTGCACATGGAAACATTTGGGATGGAGGATGCTAGCTGAATACAGATGACTACAGTGGCACCAGCGTAGGAAGGAGAATGGCTGCTTGCTGGGGAGGAGACTAGCTGCTGGCCACCTCAGGCAATAGATAGTGCTCCACTCTCCACCCAGATCCCCCCATGCATTGAGATGAAGAACTATTATGCTGTACTGGCAACAGGAGATGAGGAACAGACCCCagtggctgaggaggaggagtcaTTTGCCCCAAAAGCTGGGAGGCTCATGGCCATTGCACCCAACAGGAGGAGGTGTAGGAtgctggtggtcagggactcccttctgagggggatggaggcatcCATCTGCTGACCTGACATAGTGTCCTGGGAggtgtgctgcctgcctggagcctgcatctgAAATGTTACACAAAGTTTACCAAGGTTCATCCATCCCTCTGACCACTcccccatgctgctcatccaggtatgaccctgagcagatcggCAGTGTCTCCAGGGTCAGGAGTGTAGGTTCTGATCTTAGCCATCCTCCCAGTTTAGGATGTGCATGGCCCTGCCTGGTCCTTTACCCTCGAGATGAACGCATGGCTGCACAGATGATATCAATGTgtgggctttggcttccttgatcACAGgctgctgttccaggaagaaggtcTGCTGggagagatggggtccacctgactACAGAGGAAAAGA
This DNA window, taken from Trachemys scripta elegans isolate TJP31775 chromosome 8, CAS_Tse_1.0, whole genome shotgun sequence, encodes the following:
- the LOC117881758 gene encoding uncharacterized protein LOC117881758 isoform X1; protein product: MEKPNAKIINVGSPKAKSPRPVMKVSETYPIIYAEEEYMQNFILKRWLHLHGDKVSYDSEKENGEVQTNPNSVLQNNCDYALALVGKEEKNTFNVAVKGNKKLKRTLSGKRKITIHILSSDGKSRSLKDSQKEKTFVQKIVGSFHDVEVPISKLTSKDRNVSATRAECNPDGLVIFGVNPKAAAHQSAKANAATVTKSHGSYSKPLTMASQLHKKGRLAHSSQLDYISITKPIKIPDCPNVNSQSFHKISMKRDHLENKRIILSGACFKEKPPLSQNNEVSKPARCSQPASCKEETSAEIKLNNKEHCIDSRKGQEWDNTVEFWSIRRSSASLKNSHAVPDNSPEPQKKAMLPERPASLPVNFNHPIISIPTAQCDASEFRIKKVDAEFTDDTDTPKDTSRYN
- the LOC117881758 gene encoding uncharacterized protein LOC117881758 isoform X2, which translates into the protein MQNFILKRWLHLHGDKVSYDSEKENGEVQTNPNSVLQNNCDYALALVGKEEKNTFNVAVKGNKKLKRTLSGKRKITIHILSSDGKSRSLKDSQKEKTFVQKIVGSFHDVEVPISKLTSKDRNVSATRAECNPDGLVIFGVNPKAAAHQSAKANAATVTKSHGSYSKPLTMASQLHKKGRLAHSSQLDYISITKPIKIPDCPNVNSQSFHKISMKRDHLENKRIILSGACFKEKPPLSQNNEVSKPARCSQPASCKEETSAEIKLNNKEHCIDSRKGQEWDNTVEFWSIRRSSASLKNSHAVPDNSPEPQKKAMLPERPASLPVNFNHPIISIPTAQCDASEFRIKKVDAEFTDDTDTPKDTSRYN